One Aquisediminimonas profunda genomic region harbors:
- the ung gene encoding uracil-DNA glycosylase, which translates to MSDAIALEPSWKVPLLPEFESAYMGALRAFLVAEKKAGKRVFPKGSEWFRALNLTPLDKVRVVILGQDPYHGEGQAHGLCFSVQPGVRPPPSLVNIYKEIESDLGIRPPAHGFLEHWAQQGVLLLNSVLTVEQGQPASHQGKGWERFTDAIVRLVNAQETPVVFMLWGNYAQRKAEFVDAQKHLVLKAAHPSPFSAHNGFLGCRHFSKANAFLESKGLAPIDWALPRQL; encoded by the coding sequence ATGTCCGACGCAATTGCCCTCGAGCCGAGCTGGAAAGTTCCACTCCTTCCAGAATTTGAAAGCGCCTATATGGGTGCACTGCGGGCATTTCTTGTCGCGGAAAAGAAGGCTGGCAAGCGGGTATTTCCTAAAGGATCCGAATGGTTCCGGGCCCTCAACCTGACACCGCTCGACAAGGTCCGTGTCGTCATTCTCGGGCAGGATCCTTATCATGGCGAAGGACAGGCGCACGGTCTGTGCTTCAGCGTGCAGCCGGGCGTCCGCCCGCCGCCAAGCCTTGTGAACATCTACAAGGAAATCGAATCCGACCTTGGCATTCGACCACCGGCACATGGGTTTCTCGAGCACTGGGCACAACAGGGGGTCTTGCTGCTCAACTCGGTTCTGACAGTCGAGCAGGGGCAGCCTGCTTCGCATCAGGGCAAGGGCTGGGAGAGATTTACGGACGCAATAGTGCGCCTCGTCAACGCGCAAGAAACGCCTGTCGTGTTCATGCTCTGGGGCAATTATGCGCAGCGCAAGGCAGAATTTGTCGACGCGCAGAAGCACCTCGTGCTGAAGGCTGCCCACCCGTCACCTTTTTCGGCGCACAACGGGTTTCTGGGCTGCAGGCATTTTTCCAAGGCAAATGCCTTTCTTGAAAGCAAAGGCCTCGCGCCGATTGACTGGGCACTCCCGCGGCAACTCTGA